The Bacillota bacterium genome has a segment encoding these proteins:
- a CDS encoding SPFH domain-containing protein gives MQEKTLKARRGMPWLLLFILLYLVAIALVVVGGVLIERGASGIGGTLLALGILWLVVGFVPFFGLKVIKPQEALVLTLFGEYIGTIREPGFYYVHPFSVAVNPAAYTRLGQSGDVEQAGATITAAGNVPSNYPAGKKISLKIQTLSNSKQKINDALGNPVEIGVAVMWRVIDTAKAVFNVDNYKEYLSLQCDSAVRDIVRIYPYDVAPGIDTTGDGVPDEGSLRGSSSVVAERIRKQLQEKVENAGLEILEVRITYLAYAPEIAAVMLQRQQASAIVDARKMIVEGAVSIVEMALDKLKENEVVKLDEDRKAAMVSNLLVVLCGNRDVQPVISSDD, from the coding sequence ATGCAGGAGAAAACCCTGAAGGCAAGACGCGGTATGCCCTGGTTGTTGCTTTTCATTCTTCTTTATCTAGTTGCCATTGCTTTAGTTGTCGTCGGTGGTGTCCTCATCGAACGGGGAGCCAGCGGGATTGGAGGTACCCTTCTGGCCCTGGGTATCCTATGGCTGGTGGTCGGTTTTGTTCCCTTTTTCGGGTTGAAAGTGATTAAGCCCCAAGAAGCGTTGGTTCTGACCCTGTTTGGGGAATATATTGGCACGATCCGAGAACCCGGTTTCTATTATGTTCATCCCTTCTCCGTGGCTGTAAACCCGGCTGCCTATACTCGATTGGGACAAAGCGGCGATGTGGAGCAGGCGGGGGCAACCATCACCGCTGCGGGAAATGTTCCCAGCAATTACCCGGCGGGTAAGAAGATCTCCCTCAAGATCCAGACTCTGAGCAATTCCAAGCAGAAAATAAACGATGCCTTGGGGAATCCCGTGGAGATCGGGGTTGCCGTTATGTGGCGGGTTATCGACACGGCGAAAGCTGTTTTCAATGTGGATAACTATAAAGAATACCTCTCCCTGCAATGCGATAGTGCCGTCAGGGACATCGTCCGTATTTACCCCTATGATGTGGCCCCGGGTATTGATACCACTGGCGATGGTGTTCCCGATGAGGGTAGTCTGCGCGGTTCAAGCTCCGTGGTGGCGGAACGAATCCGCAAACAGCTTCAGGAAAAGGTGGAAAACGCGGGTCTGGAAATCCTGGAGGTCCGGATTACCTATCTGGCCTATGCCCCGGAAATTGCCGCTGTGATGCTTCAAAGACAGCAGGCCAGTGCCATCGTTGATGCGCGAAAGATGATTGTAGAAGGTGCTGTGAGCATCGTGGAAATGGCTTTAGACAAACTCAAAGAAAACGAAGTGGTCAAACTCGATGAGGACCGTAAAGCCGCGATGGTCTCCAATCTGCTGGTGGTCCTTTGTGGGAATAGGGACGTTCAACCGGTGATAAGCAGCGACGACTAG
- a CDS encoding discoidin domain-containing protein: MKQRRCLIVVAVLSSVLFAMGLAGCLFSKKPVPINILAPHNEWHGSIVIESSTPDLGATAPLSNLIDGDHGSRWVSVGKFPEGLDYHWVKITLREPMQVSRLVLISDDGYQGASPERIVAEFALDYWDGTDWIEIVHVTGNTEKIVKASFEPIETDQWRLRVIKPGQTDDKTIRLMEMELWTPTEEELVK, encoded by the coding sequence GTGAAACAAAGAAGATGTCTTATTGTCGTAGCAGTATTGTCCTCCGTGTTGTTCGCCATGGGCCTTGCAGGATGTCTGTTTAGCAAGAAGCCTGTACCGATCAATATCTTGGCTCCCCACAATGAGTGGCACGGGAGCATTGTAATCGAGTCAAGCACTCCAGATCTAGGTGCCACCGCCCCCCTTTCTAACTTGATCGACGGGGATCATGGGAGTCGTTGGGTGAGTGTGGGCAAATTCCCTGAGGGCTTGGATTACCACTGGGTGAAAATCACCCTACGGGAGCCCATGCAGGTTAGCCGCCTGGTCCTCATCAGCGACGATGGGTACCAAGGCGCCAGTCCCGAACGGATCGTAGCAGAATTTGCCCTGGATTACTGGGATGGTACTGACTGGATAGAGATCGTGCATGTAACCGGAAACACAGAAAAGATTGTGAAGGCCAGTTTCGAACCCATCGAGACAGACCAATGGCGCCTACGGGTCATCAAACCTGGTCAAACTGATGATAAGACAATTCGCTTGATGGAAATGGAATTGTGGACACCCACCGAAGAGGAATTGGTTAAATAG